A genomic segment from Clostridia bacterium encodes:
- a CDS encoding HU family DNA-binding protein yields the protein MTKADLIEEVSRLVELTRKDSEVIVETIFDSVVRSLRAGDKIEIRGFGSFRTRQRQPRVGRNPKTGARVEVPAKKIPFFKPSKELKDMVNTASQQPAAAAAIESTPEPTPGEGNA from the coding sequence ATGACGAAAGCGGATTTGATCGAAGAAGTCTCCCGGCTTGTTGAGCTTACGCGCAAAGACAGCGAAGTGATCGTAGAAACAATCTTCGACAGCGTCGTGCGATCGCTCCGTGCGGGCGACAAGATCGAAATTCGTGGTTTCGGCAGCTTCCGTACGCGTCAGCGGCAGCCGCGCGTCGGACGCAATCCGAAAACCGGCGCTCGCGTCGAAGTTCCTGCCAAGAAGATTCCTTTCTTCAAGCCCAGCAAGGAATTGAAAGATATGGTAAACACCGCCTCCCAGCAACCCGCCGCAGCCGCTGCGATCGAGAGCACGCCAGAACCAACTCCGGGCGAGGGAAACGCCTAA
- a CDS encoding aminodeoxychorismate/anthranilate synthase component II: protein MIFVLDNYDSFTYNLVQYLGELGGEVVVRRNDQVTLEQIEDLRPDRILVSPGPCTPKEAGISIPLIQHFAGKVPLLGVCLGHQAIGAAFGARVIRAANLMHGKTSAVEHDGRTIFNGVASPMTATRYHSLIVAEENLPADLEVSARTREADGTQIIMGLRHRRFAVEGVQFHPESVLTGDGKTLIRNFLKL from the coding sequence ATGATCTTCGTTCTCGATAATTACGATTCGTTCACCTACAACCTGGTGCAGTATCTGGGTGAGTTGGGTGGTGAGGTGGTGGTGCGGCGCAACGATCAGGTCACGCTTGAGCAGATTGAAGATCTGCGGCCGGATCGCATACTGGTTTCGCCGGGGCCGTGTACGCCAAAGGAGGCAGGCATCAGTATCCCGCTTATTCAGCACTTTGCGGGAAAGGTGCCATTGCTGGGAGTTTGCCTGGGACATCAGGCAATAGGCGCGGCTTTTGGTGCTCGCGTGATTCGGGCCGCGAACTTGATGCATGGAAAGACCAGTGCAGTTGAGCACGATGGACGAACGATTTTCAACGGCGTAGCTTCGCCGATGACCGCGACGCGCTACCACTCGCTGATTGTTGCCGAGGAGAACCTGCCGGCGGATCTCGAGGTGAGCGCGCGCACGCGTGAGGCCGATGGGACGCAGATCATCATGGGGCTGCGGCATCGGAGATTCGCGGTTGAGGGCGTGCAATTTCACCCCGAAAGCGTGCTGACGGGCGATGGCAAAACCCTGATCCGCAACTTCCTCAAACTCTAA
- a CDS encoding PilZ domain-containing protein, with the protein MPAFPSEQRATRRFPLKLPVTVRYAQGRPETNAQTRDVSSRGICFYMDSRLDTGSQIEFTLTLPPEITMTEAIRVRCRGKVVRVESPLPGGKIATAAEIDKYEFVSEQYGAAAV; encoded by the coding sequence ATGCCCGCATTCCCATCGGAGCAGAGGGCTACAAGGCGATTTCCGCTGAAGCTCCCTGTGACCGTGCGGTACGCCCAGGGGCGCCCTGAGACGAATGCGCAAACACGCGACGTAAGTTCTCGCGGAATCTGTTTCTATATGGATTCCAGGCTCGACACTGGTTCTCAGATTGAGTTCACGCTGACGCTGCCACCGGAGATCACAATGACGGAAGCGATCAGGGTGCGTTGTAGAGGCAAGGTAGTGCGTGTGGAGTCTCCGCTGCCTGGCGGCAAAATCGCTACCGCGGCAGAGATCGACAAATACGAGTTTGTCAGTGAGCAATACGGAGCTGCCGCCGTTTAA
- the sppA gene encoding signal peptide peptidase SppA, translating into MAEQTRSRVLLWVLVGGGAFFLFLLAIFTLVYFSMRSDSKSEFAAFGDKIGVVDLEGVILSPKETVKHLKKFADDDSIKAIVVHVNTPGGGAAASEEIYREVKRIRDEKKKRIVASIETVGASGGYYVASATNKIYANDASIVGSIGVIAEWYNYADLMKWAKLKEVTLKAGEFKDTGSPTRDMTPSERAYMQSLVDNMHEQFIHSVAQGRGMKDEDVKSIADGKVWTGQQALPLKLVDEISDFQGAVKDTAKAVGIRGEPTLVRPTKEKKTLADILFGDISDYIPDRAKLMQTNIGFYYLWK; encoded by the coding sequence ATGGCGGAACAAACTCGCTCGCGAGTACTGCTTTGGGTGCTGGTTGGCGGCGGCGCCTTCTTTCTCTTCCTACTGGCAATTTTCACGCTGGTGTACTTCAGCATGCGCTCGGACTCGAAGAGCGAGTTCGCTGCGTTTGGCGATAAGATCGGCGTCGTTGACCTCGAAGGCGTAATCCTCTCGCCGAAAGAGACGGTCAAGCATCTGAAGAAGTTTGCCGACGATGACTCCATTAAAGCCATTGTGGTGCACGTCAACACGCCCGGAGGCGGCGCGGCGGCTTCGGAAGAAATTTACCGCGAGGTCAAGAGGATTCGCGACGAGAAGAAGAAGCGAATCGTTGCCTCCATTGAGACCGTTGGCGCCAGCGGCGGCTACTACGTGGCTTCAGCAACGAACAAAATTTACGCCAACGACGCCTCCATCGTTGGCTCTATCGGCGTGATTGCGGAGTGGTACAACTACGCAGACCTGATGAAGTGGGCCAAGCTGAAAGAAGTGACCTTGAAAGCCGGAGAGTTCAAGGACACCGGTTCGCCGACGCGGGACATGACGCCCTCCGAGCGTGCCTACATGCAGAGCCTCGTGGACAACATGCACGAGCAATTCATCCACTCTGTTGCGCAGGGGCGCGGGATGAAGGATGAGGACGTGAAGTCAATCGCCGATGGAAAGGTGTGGACCGGGCAACAGGCGCTTCCGCTGAAGCTTGTGGATGAGATTTCGGATTTCCAGGGGGCGGTGAAGGATACGGCGAAGGCGGTCGGCATCAGGGGCGAACCCACGCTGGTTCGCCCGACGAAAGAGAAGAAAACGCTGGCCGATATTCTCTTTGGCGACATCTCGGACTACATCCCGGACCGCGCCAAGCTTATGCAGACAAACATCGGCTTCTACTATTTGTGGAAGTGA